The Caldalkalibacillus uzonensis genome includes the window TTCCTCCCCCAAAGGTCGAACACCCATTGATAGAGAAGCAATTTTGAGAGCTTTCTTGGCCGCTCCTCAACTGGGGATCGATACCTTTACCTGTCTTCATGAGCGATTAAAAAGTGATCTTAAATTCAGGTATCGTTGTGGCTTTGCTTTAGCTGAAAGTCCACCTAGTGTGTCTACCTTCAGCCGC containing:
- a CDS encoding transposase — its product is MYILQQNLFSFEEWIKMEEDERLELFFADLDLRPYVKILQSSSPKGRTPIDREAILRAFLAAPQLGIDTFTCLHERLKSDLKFRYRCGFALAESPPSVSTFSR